The Arachis ipaensis cultivar K30076 chromosome B05, Araip1.1, whole genome shotgun sequence nucleotide sequence AAGAACATGGATATTGCAAACACAGTGTCAAGGTCCATCCGAGCAGGCATTGTTTGGATCAACTGCTTCTTTGCCTTTGATGTTGATTGCCCTTTTGGAGGCTGCAAGATGAGTGGATTTGGAAGAGATTATGGATTGGAAGCACTCCATAAGTACCTTCAAGTTAAATCTGTTGCAACTCCTATTTACAATTCTCCTTGGCTTTGAAAATTTTCCCCCCTTCATATTGTATACATTGTTGGATAAACGCAACTAAAATCGATTTGTTTCGGGTGCTCAACTATGCTAGTTTTATACATTTATATTAGAAAATTATGATTTAACTAGTATCTTTAGAATACCTGTTAAACGTTTTTAAGTAATGAATTTTTAATGTGTTAGTAAAAGTCATAAAAGTGATAAAACTATACAAACTTTTGTGTTACGAAACTGTATGTATAAAAAGAAATTTACATAAtatcatgaaaatttaaaaacagaTAAACATTAATAAGAATTCAATTAACTTGAGTTGAGTCCTAATTAACAATGTGTTAATATCttacaagtattttttttttatttctaagaGCATTTTAGTGAtagtttttatttcaattttattttgaatctcaCAAAATACCATATCAGCATTTATGAGACCATTCATCATAAATAGTaatttaaaactaaatgaaaaataTGTAACTCTAATACTTAGTATCAAttcaatttgaattaaaaaaactgAATAACAATAGTTATACAAAATGGCAAAATCTAACTTTTTTTTCCATCAAAAGTATACNNNNNNNNNNNNNNNNNNNNNNNNNNNNNNNNNNNNNNNNNNNNNNNNNNNNNNNNNNNNNNNNNNNNNNNNNNNNNNNNNNNNNNNNNNNNNNNNNNNNNNNNNNNNNNNNNNNNNNNNNNNNNNNNNNNNNNNNNNNNNNNNNNNNNNNNNNNNNNNNNNNNNNNNNNNNNNNNNNNNNNNNNNNNNNNNNNNNNNNNNNNNNNNNNNNNNNNNNNNNNNNNNNNNNNNNNNNNNNNNNNNNNNNNNNNNNNNNNNaaagagaaaaaagagaaagagttaATGTAGCAAGCATTTAACATTGGAATGATATACAgagtgaaaattaaaaagaaaaaaaaaagaaagaaactgaGAAATTGGGCATGGCATTGCCTTAGTTAAAGTACCTTATGGTTGGTAATAACGGTAGTTACTTTAGAAGAGTCAGCAAAGCGAGCAGAGAAAGATCTAGAGAGGTTATCTGCTTCATCCTTTGCATTACCATGGTCAAAGTTCTGAGAATATGTGTATGCATCATAATAAggatgtgatgatgatgatgctgaagaagaatcaaagagcttcttctttttcatcttcagCTTCATCCACAGAACTTTCCACCTCAACTTGCTTGATCCAATTGCTGAGAGTGACACGGAACTATTGTTTGCATCTTCATCATTGCAACACCTTCCGAATTGGATAATGCTTTTCTTGCAAGAATGGCACCGGTTTTTGATATCCATGCTCAGAACTCAGGAATCATACTATGGATAATACTTAAATTTGAATATATACAAAGTTAAGTACATGGTATTTGGATTTGAGACTAATATACTTAGGGATTTCACTTCTTACTTTTGTGTTTCTCGATAATGTTGCTCTTTTTCTCATAATTTTCATTTCgagtaatatttattttaaatcagCCTTTTCTAAAAAGAATTGTtcaaatattttagtttttaataaatttttaaatttttgttgcatTAAACAAATCAGTAGCCACATCATATGTTGGGCAAATCACTTATTTAAATCAAAGGGATGAAAAAATTACATGAATTCAGTCAAATAAAAAATTGGTTCATGAATCAACCAGTCCACATTTTTATATAGTTCGAATCACTCTAATTCGAACTTCATtttcatgtaattcgaatcatactGAATCGAATTACTAGGTGTGTGCGTGTGtaggtaattcgaatcaatatgattcgaattacatggaaATGAAGTTCAAATTAGGATGATTCGAACTATATAAAAATGTGGACTAATTGATTCATGAACCAATTTTTGATTTGACTGATTTATGTAATTTTTTCATCCCTTAGATTAAATAAGTGATTTGCCCTCATATCTTCGTCTATATATAAAAAGATTGacactaaaaatttaaaaacttttagtGATTATTATGTTTTATTATATAATGACAAAAAAAGTTATCAAAATTGAACTTAAGAATATTtatcaaattaaatattatacctaatttaataattaaaatttgttgttgagaattaaaatattcaattaaaaattttttggaGACTAATTTGCagtattattacttttattttcattttcatggtttaaaaaaaataaaaaataaaaaagaagaaagaaaataagcatacaaaaaaattttttagtatattctaaattataattaatatatgtttctagaaattttaaaattacttAATTTAAAACCATTGATTTAGAAttcatataaaattaaataagttcaaaaagcatgtaaaagtttCTGAATCGAGTATTTCTAGCAAAAAAAAGCTACCCTTATTTATTGGTACAGAAATTTGCAAAGGAAATAGATGTATGTGATCATTCATAATAATACAACAATAATACGCACTTATCGTATATTACTTTTTGAATCTCAAGTGATCAAAGTGTACATGAAATGTCTTATTAGAtaagaataaataattaaaatcaccCTACCCCAAGATTTACTTCACCAAATATTTCTACCCTGGTTAGAGTTAGAGTCATGTGTGGATCATATTCTATTTCTATATTATAATTAAGAACTGTACTTGGAGCAACAAGCCATGTGAACTGATTTTTACTCTTTAATGGCTCGGAGAGGAATCCTAGAGAGCCaacagaatttattgttttttgccAATAATTTgtcattaatattaaaaaatatgggATAAAAATATgttgttaaattattaaattaaaaaaattaaattgatgactAAAAGTGacagataaaaataataaatttgactGTTTTTTAAACATTTTTCTGGTTTGGGGTGCTTAATTATGTTGAATTAATTAATAGTGAAATCAACATTAGTGAAATTTTCACATGATGATTGACTCTCACGAGAAGAACTACTCTCGATGCTTATTATGTGCATCGTTAAATTGATGAATTATTAATTAGACATAATTTATTGCCTGATTATGATGAGATTGATTTTTGCTTAAATTAAAATGTTGGGTAGGTTGTTAGAGAGTAATAAAGTTCATCTTGGAGAAAAGTGTAAAGGCAATGCGGCAAATTAATTTCAaaactttaaatattttttttttNNNNNNNNNNNNNNNNNNNNNNNNNNNNNNNNNNNNNNNNNNNNNNNNNNNNNNNNTTGTGTGAATAAGGAGCCATCAACATTCAGTTTGAGATAGTCTTCAGGAGGGGGAGGTCCATTTGATAAGTGTGTCAACAGCAGCAGCCTTCCATCTCCTAGGGTAAGGTCTCTTCTCATGATGGCATGGAGAATTTCATCAGCTCTGGCTTTAATGGATAAGGCCACAGCAGTTGGGATTGTAACTATAAAGAGGATATAGCCACCCCAAATATGTACGCCCAATCATGTGATATGCCAATTGAACTGAGACTCCAACCACTAATACCATTTAGGTATTTTTTTTGTCAGGACgattttggtttttttatttttttggtcatAGGCCCATTTCGTTTTATGACATGCTGGCTTTTGGGATTTTTTGGGCTTGGCTTTTGGGATTTGAATACTGATTTGCATGTTGGGCTTTCAGGATTGCTAGGCCCAAACTTGATCCAGTAGGTTCAACCCAAGAAATTAACAAATATGGCGCAATAGGTCAACTGAATAAACAGATTTATCAGCATTTGACACCGCTACTTTATACAAGCTCCCAAAGATTTAAAAGTTCTCTGATCTGATTAGATATTTCAATTATCCTATAAtagtataataatatataatttaagtaTAATgatatatagtattttttttcaCTAGTTCTTTAAGAAGTTTAATCTAATATAAAAAGTTTCAATGCACCCATAATACATTTAcacaattttgtttttgtttttgttttttttttaatttacaataaaaagttaaaaacaacCTTAATAAAAATGCCCCAATGTCACTTGTTAATTAGTCTTTTGACCTATCTGAGTTGAAAAATATTAtaggaatgaaaaaaaaaaaaaaactttgtaAAACATCACCTTATTAAAACATAACCAGAATGGAGGATGAATTGGTTCCGTCGAAGCTAGCACACTTAATTTGAATAgattaaaataagaattaaacTCAAATGAACTATTTTAttcttttgcattaaaaaaagaaaagaaaggataaATGATAAAAAAGGAAGAGTAGCCACTTGGGCAAATAGCATACTTAAAGTGTGGCTGCTAAGAAATGCACCTAACCCAAACAATGACGTATGCAATCTAAATAAAAAACATAACATTAACATAAAATTGTGAATCAAATTCGTTAGACTTGACCAGCTTGTGtccatgtatgtatatatgtgaatgtcATAGCCTCCAcaaaaataagaattttatagAATCTGAGAGAGAAAAGCCAAAATAAACCGCGTCTACTTTAGAATTGAATatatagaagaaagaagaatgtgTCACATAATTAAatcatatcatattatatattactaaattTCGTCAATAATATAATTACAGTACATTAACTCTGGAATTTCCTCACCCTAATATTAAGAGAGAAAAAGTAAATGAAAGAATATGGCTAATCTATTACTAGTatctattaattaattaaagaaaattaatggATCATGTATGTGATTGCCAGAGCCACCACCATAAGAAGGTAAGCAATTCCTTGATCAACAGCAGTGCCTGCATTCagcaaaaacaaatttaaatagtataattttatatcattaaaagtattaattatgattaattaataactataaattataaaatatgttAGCTCTCTAACACTACTAAACAAcatatcaaaaacaaaaaaaaatggaagCAAGAAATTGAACTCACCATCACTAGTGGGAGGAGGTGAAGGAGAGAGAGCCAAGTCTTGAGCATGGGCCATGTGAGAAATTGCAATGATCAACAAACTCAGAAATGGGAGAGCCAAAATCTTCACTGAATTCATTTCCacacaaaataattaatttttttcccgGAAAATGGTGGAGGAACAATAAAagaatgaagaaaacaaagggaaGTGAGAAAGAAAATTGATGGTGTGTGTTTGGAGTGAGGAAAAAAATTAGGGTTGGTTGGGTTTTATAGTGTTATTAGGGAATCAAAGAAATGATGAGGAAGGTGGTGGCGTCAATTAGAAAGGCGCGTCAGCTGAGTCGACTCGGTTGGCGAACTCGTTGACTCAGATAAAGACACGCAACGTTAAAGCAAAATGAACATGTCTGCGTTTTTACAAGTTTGTAAACTCACAAGAAAACAAGCATAGAAAATTAGAAGGAGATTGAATATTCAACAACGCCAACAGGGTTCTCTAGAAATCTATTGACAGGTCAAAATTGTATttcttctttattattattattattatttgatttatggTGATGTATGTCCATCACGTTGAAAGAATGTTATTAAGTACGCATCGTGTGCTTTTTATTGTTTAATAATTATAATGATTGAACTCTTAAGAGATATTttaaattctttaattttagGACTATCATTAGAGAAACGAAAGGGATGATGTTAATGAAGGATTATTACAACATGCTTATAATACATAgcgaaaatatataataaaataacttATAATAATGTATGTAGTATNNNNNNNNNNNNNNNNNNNNNNNNNNNNNNNNNNNNNNNNNNNNNNNNNNNNNNNNNNNNNNNNNNNNNNNNNNNNNNNNNNNNNNNNNNNNNNNNNNNNNNNNNNNNNNNNNNNNNNNNNNNNNNNNNNNNNNNNNNNNNNNNNNNNNNNNNNNNNNNNNNNNNNNNNNNNNNNNNNNNNNNNNNNNNNNNNNNNNNNNNNNNNNNNNNNNNNNNNNNNNNNNNNNNNNNNNNNNNNNNNNNNNNNNNNNNNNNNNNNNNNNNNNNNNNNNNNNNNNNNNNNNNNNNNNNNNNNNNNNNNNNNNNNNNNNNNNNNNNNNNNNNNNNNNNNNNNNNNNNNNNNNNNNNNNNNNNNNNNNNNNNNNNNNNNNNNNNNNNNNNNNNNNNNNNNNNNNNNNNNNNNNNNNNNNNNNNNNNNNNNNNNNNNNNNNNNNNNNNNNNNNNNNNNNNNNNNNNNNNNNNNNNNNNNNNNNNNNNNNNNNNNNNNNNNNNNNNNNNNNNNNNNNNNNNNNNNNNNNNNNNNNNNNNNNNNNNNNNNNNNNNNNNNNNNNNNNNNNNNNNNNNNNNNNNNNNNNNNNNNNNNNNNNNNNNNNNNNNNNNNNNNNNNNNNNNNNNNNNNNNNNNNNNNNNNNNNNNNNNNNNNNNNNNNNNNNNNNNNNNNNNNNNTTTTACCAACGCAACAGCACAGCTTTCATGCATTTCCTCTCTGGCTTCTCTCTGGCAACAGAATATATCATTGTTggcaattaactaactaactgtgtctGCTAATGCAAGTTAACTTTATTCCAATCTTTTAATATTCCTCAGCTAAACTTAATTACTTTAGTTTCATCATTAGCAAATTCTAGCATTGCAAGCTAATAATTTGAAGTAGTGTACAAAATTGATGAAGGTCAAGGGTATCTTTTGGTATAACTTCTTCCATGTTAAATTATTAATCCAAAGCACAATAAGAAACTCATCAATTAATGGGGGAAAGGTATGTATGTAATGTAGGATATAGATAGAAGGGAAATTATAATGGAATAATTAATGGGATCTATCTATTTGTTTTTGTACGAGAAACTATGGGTAGTTGACTAGTTGTGCAATgtgaaaatgaaaatttttagaagaaACAGAATTATTGAATAATCAAGGAGAACATTATAGATAATTTCAGAGAAGACAGACTTCAAAATTCATTTAACATATTGAACCTTACTATGACTTACAattttaaccctttttttttactttttaaaaattcGAGTATTATCTATTATCTCATACTTAATTAAACCCACTTCTATCGATTGATTATTATTAGTTCATTATACAAGTTACAGGATAATTGGAATAGACCTTCacctttaaaaagaaaaattctaTTGTATTATTATCTACAAAATATAAATACTGACATAGACACAAAACATAATACAATACGAGACATATAGACacgtaaattttatattttataagatANNNNNNNNNNNNNNNNNNNNNNNNNNNNNNNNNNNNNNNNNNNNNNNNNNNNNNNNNNNNNNNNNNNNNNNNNNNNNNNNNNNNNNNNNNNNNNNNNNNNNNNNNNNNNNNNNNNNNNNNNNNNNNNNNNNNNNNNNNNNNNNNNNNNNNNNNNNNNNNNNNNNNNNNNNNNNNNNNNNNNNNNNNNNNNNNNNNNNNNNNNNNNNNNNNNNNNNNNNNNNNNNNNNNNNNNNNNNNNNNNNNNNNNNNNNNNNNNNNNNNNNNNNNNNNNNNNNNNNNNNNNNNNNNNNNNNNNNNNNNNNNNNNNNNNNNNNNNNNNNNNNNNNNNNNNNNNNNNNNNNNNNNNNNNNNNNNNNNNNNNNNNNNNNNNNNNNNNNNNNNNNNNNNNNNNNNNNNNNNNNNNNNNNNNNNNNNNNNNNNNNNNNNNNNNNNNNNNNNNNNNNNNNNNNNNNNNNNNNNNNNNNNNNNNNNNNNNNNNNNNNNNNNNNNNNNNNNNNNNNNNNNNNNNNNNNNNNNNNNNNNNNNNNNNNNNNNNNNNNNNNNNNNNNNNNNNNNNNNNNNNNNNNNNNNNNNNNNNNNNNNNNNNNNNNNNNNNNNNNNNNNNNNNNNNNNNNNNNNNNNNNNNNNNNNNNNNNNNNNNNNNNNNNNNNNNNNNNNNNNNNNNNNNNNNNNNNNNNNNNNNNNNNNNNNNNNNNNNNNNNNNNNNNNNNNNNNNNNNNNNNNNNAATAAGGTTGGATATGATTGACGCTTGATGAGTTGatagtatttaggtgtgtctaagTATGTTTAAAGAAGTATTTTGTATTTTCTATTAAGACATGATTGAATACGAAAGATACATATGTAAGACGAGTATTGAATGAGTGTTATATTCAAAATGCATACGACACGTAACACGACAACTCAAGAAAGTGTCCGTACTTTGTAAATGATTATTCTAAAGATGAACATTGCAGAAGTAATTTGCATATAATTAGAGTAAATATCATTTCCGATCCTTAACCATTTGCCCGATGGACTTTGCGCCCCTTACAATTATAAAAACCCAAATCAATTTCTATCTACCTTTATATTTGTTCAATTCAGTCCCTGCAACTAGTTGACAGCAGGTCACTTGCTGATGTATCAATAACGTGTCCACGTGGGTTTGTCTCCTTCCTAATAGGGACAAATCGCCCCTGAACCTTTGACAAAACACTGTCGATCCATAAATAGGCTTATTCCAAACACTTTCCTCTCCCTCGTCATTTACGTTTGGCCCTAATTTTAAAAACCTTTCTCCTTTCCTTCAAAATAGCGTTACATTGAGGACGTGCAAATGTGTTGCATCACTGCGTGAGAAAACATTGACTGCATTTTGTAGGTTTTTCTGAAACAGTAAGAAATACTTTATACTCTTCTACTTATTTTATCTGTTACTGCAGTTTAGTTGAATAGTATGTGAGATAGTGATCACAAAATTAGTTTTTATGTCTTTATGAATGTTATGTATGGTGATTATGAATGAAGTAGTGAAGTGTGGTTTGTTAGTAATTTAAGAACTATCTTTGTTTGATGAGTTAGGATTTTTGCAAAGCTAAAGTGGTTCTAACTTTGAAAGTTTCTATCTTTGTCGTTACTGATGAGTTAAATTAAAAATTCTTAACTGATACAGATGTAGTTTTCACGTTAATAATTATATGTGGCATTATAGTTATTTGCTTTTGAATGGGTTTGAATTTTAGTTTAGTTATTGAATTGTGGTTAAAATTTTTACAGATGTCTGTATTTGTTGTCCTTGTTTTTTTATCATGGTGGGAGACTCAAGAAAGATTTAAATGGAGTGTTACAGTACGTAAATAGAAAGATTGAAAAATTTTCACCCATGAATGTTCATTTTGTCAACAAAAGGACTTGGAAGAACTCTTTAGGAGATTAGGATATCCATAATACAAGAAAATTTATTGGCTTGATCCAGAAGCAAGAAAATGGAGTTTGGGCTTCATATTCTTAAGGATGACCATGAGATTAATGACATGTGTGAAGCCACTCTGAGTTATCCAGACAAAAATGAATTTTATGTCTACTTTGAGCATCTTGTAAGTTGACTGATAGAAGTTGAACCAAAGCTACAAGCAGAGCCAAAGCCAGAGGAAGAGCCTTTGGTGGTAACTAACAGATGATTTTTCTTCTGATGATAGATATGAGAGTGTCGATGATGAGATCTACAAGCCTCCTCCTTCCGATTATGAGTACTTTTGTTTAGCTATATAGATACATGCTGCTAAAGGATGTAGTATTTTTGTTTAGTTAGAGACTATATCTATTATTTTAGTTAATATTATGATTAGGTTCTATTTTAAAGTCTACAAAATAATCATGGTTTATTTAGAgatattgttgattttttttttttgtatttgttttAGTTTGAAATCGCAAAAACACTCATGGTCTGGATTGTGAAGCGTTGGATCTGTTTATATTTTGGATTCAACTTTTATAAAATACTTATGGTTTGGAGTGTAATTCCAAATGTGTCACAAATATGAGTATTTAGATTGTTAACTTCATATTCAGTGTTTGACAATTACATAATACAATATGATAATATTTCAATCTACTATTCCAAATTCTAATAACATTATAGGAAATAAATTAAGTACTATAACACCCTttctatcaaaatgtcacgctttcaggtgcgctactctgatagcaggAGTATTACGACAACtctcatatatttaataataaggtATAAGCTTCTATGCGTAAATCTATCGATGGTTTCACTAAAAagttaaaactttttcaacaagAACAAATAACACATTTTCACATACTTAATGTTAATAATACTTTATAGTAACACATTCAAAACTAATTACAAAACCTACCCCTCTGAATTAAACTTTAACTAACAAGGCgagagaaaaataaattctaacaactccaCTCGTAAACATATTTTCTATGCTCCTGTAGTTCCAtactaaaccttcgcacctgtagctaaaaggggtggaaatagggggtaagaactggggagttcttagtaggatcgGGATATATAGTTATGTTCATTTATTACCATAGCCAACAGCAACGAGCAATGGAATACATTTAGACTTAACAAAGAAAGAACACGGAAATCAACAATCATATAGCACACCTACAATCACAGAAAACAGACTCAAACATATATGCGCAAACaggtatgatgcatgtctgtccaatgaccaatgagctcatctgttggTTGTACGGCCAACCCGACACACCCGATAGCTAATCCGGATATCGTCTCTGACATACCTCCACATTCTTAGGATATAGTGTTcgtcacactcttgggatatagtgcccgccacactcatgggatatagtgtccgTCGCATTTTTCGGGATAAAGTGCTCCCACACTcttaggatatagtgcctggcacactcatGGATATAGTGTGCGACACAGTCTCCAGGGTAAAGTGCTCCCACACTCTTGGAATATAGTGTCTGACACACTCATGGGATAAAGTGCCCGACACACTTTACAACAGAGAGAAAATGATGCAACAAAAACAAAACAGATTATACACAACCAATCTCACAAGTAGAATCACAACTTAACATAATCATTCCTCAATCCACCTCATCATATTCAGAGTCACTATCTATCAGGGATATAGTACCCATCACACTCTCAGGATATAGTGCCCATCACACTGTTCAATCATAATCATTATCCTCGTAATTACTTTCAAtcattctcatcattctccttcCTCATCGCTTACTCGTAGCAAGTGGACAATACTACTGCCTCTTACCCGGTCACAATATTTCATACAATCACGATTCATCAATATCATTATCATCACCACTTCTCATTCTGTTCATCAAtaattcaaactcaaaacataactgattcttttctaaataaatcaattcaaaacgtaatcattttcttaataactcaaaatcaaatcatataatccTTAAATCCAAATCTTTCTTAAATAACTTCAAACGAAGCctccaaattttataaaaattttggtagCATCCCTTCTAAAACTCGGGTTCTGCCACTCTTCTCGAATTCTATTCAAACTATatctcaaaatcttttcaaatcatttccaaaatcAGATCAATTCCAATATCTCAAACcattttcaattctcaaaaatCACTTCCGATAAATCAACAAACCAAATCCAATATCTGGAACCATTTTCAATATAAAttcattttttcaaaatcaattcaacTCTAAAACCAAGAAAATCACTTTTCTTAATACTCAATTGaactaaattttcaaattcattttgACCCCTAAACTCttttaaaaattacactttaATCACTAAATATCGAAAAATTATGTTTTAACTCACaaactttcttttatttaacttTCAGCTCCAAGACTCTTAATTATATTTTGACCACAAAATAATCAAAACATGaggattttgtattttttaaagaaCCAAATCAAACTCATCAAAAGTTTATCAAAATTACTTGATTTTTAACTAGTTTTTCAATAGTTTCGCTAATTGATTTTTCACAACTTTCAATTTAATCTCGCGGCCATCAAACCTTATCAAATTTATCTCAAAATACCACATCACAACAGCCCTAAAATCATCAAAACACCCCAGCTGGCTGTTCATACATAGCCGAACCAAAATCTCAAGCAaataacaataattcaacaaaaatttaacataagtttaatcaaactcaaacaataatcaataaAACTAACATTCacttattaaattcacatttaattattataaaattacaaaaatcCTACCTCCGTACAGAAGTCACAACAACTAAAGCTTCAGGGAAGGTTTCCGAACaagaaatcaaaaaaaaaaatgtcaAAATCGGCTACTCCACCTCCGGGGGCTCCCACGGCCAAATTTTGCATGGATGGACAACAACTCCATTATCGATTTCTCCCGAACAAAAGTGACATTAATGTGAAGAGGAGGGAGATATAAACACTTTAatcggattaaattttttattggagttacggatctcaagaaatcGAAGCCGGAAGTTCGGAGGTTCCATGAAAATCTCCC carries:
- the LOC110263043 gene encoding uncharacterized protein LOC110263043, translating into MDIKNRCHSCKKSIIQFGRCCNDEDANNSSVSLSAIGSSKLRWKVLWMKLKMKKKKLFDSSSASSSSHPYYDAYTYSQNFDHGNAKDEADNLSRSFSARFADSSKVTTVITNHKVL